In one Vibrio sp. VB16 genomic region, the following are encoded:
- a CDS encoding LutC/YkgG family protein, which yields MNSDNVKMRSQSARNSILEKLNQAQVTPMGKETLEYQPWGHVEPPTQVEKTERFIACMEANHTEIKRILKSELDVTIQAIVADKAFKTAAIGTAGEYHQSFVRGLDKLETTLFDKAIEEWKTELFENVDVGVTHVLAGIADTGALVLWPSIEEPRTLSLVPPCHIAVIEESMIMSNFSEVMATQNWTNSIPTNALLISGPSKTADIQQTLAYGAHGPSELVVLIIKDVL from the coding sequence ATGAACAGTGATAACGTAAAAATGCGCTCTCAGTCGGCGAGAAACAGTATCTTAGAAAAGCTAAATCAAGCACAGGTAACACCAATGGGTAAAGAAACGTTGGAATATCAACCTTGGGGTCATGTAGAACCACCTACTCAGGTTGAAAAAACAGAACGTTTTATTGCCTGCATGGAAGCAAATCATACAGAGATCAAGCGAATCCTAAAAAGTGAACTAGACGTTACAATTCAAGCTATTGTTGCGGACAAGGCGTTTAAAACGGCCGCTATCGGTACCGCAGGAGAATATCATCAGAGTTTTGTTCGTGGCTTAGATAAATTAGAGACAACGCTATTCGATAAGGCTATCGAAGAGTGGAAGACTGAGTTATTTGAAAACGTCGACGTAGGTGTAACGCACGTTTTAGCGGGAATTGCGGATACGGGTGCATTGGTACTGTGGCCGAGCATTGAAGAACCAAGGACTTTGTCTCTTGTGCCGCCATGTCATATTGCGGTGATTGAAGAGTCGATGATAATGAGCAATTTTTCTGAAGTGATGGCCACACAGAATTGGACGAATTCAATACCAACCAACGCACTATTGATCTCTGGCCCTTCGAAAACGGCAGACATTCAACAAACTCTTGCCTATGGTGCTCATGGGCCAAGTGAGCTTGTGGTGTTAATTATAAAAGACGTATTGTAA
- a CDS encoding LutB/LldF family L-lactate oxidation iron-sulfur protein: MSQTPQNFHQQAHVALQDKQLRANFRGAMDYLRDKRKTAFSDLDEEKAIRDLSEAIRQRCLSKLPTLLEQLERNCISNGILVHWAEDAEQANDIIAGIANNVQGKFIIKGKSMVSEEIELNHEMAKLGIECLESDMGEYIVQLDGDKPSHIIMPAIHKNKQEVSDTFEQNLDNFTPTVDVDELIQTGRTRLRRKFHDADIGLSGVNFAVAETGTLCLVENEGNGRMTTTVPNVHIAITGIEKVVEFLSDVPPLYSALTRSATGQAISTYFNMITSPRKRGEKDGPEQVHLVLLDNGRTQAYRDEELRKTLQCIRCGACMNHCPVYTKIGGHAYGTVYPGPIGKIISPHLLGLDKTKDLVTASSLCGACGEVCPVRIPIPEMLQRLRREAKNSEQEGTFPLKGQQSAKSKTEALAIKSFAYAATHPTMYHFGTRSATTFRFLMPKKLGPWTQCRTAPKPAEKTLHQRMKEHKRDKK, encoded by the coding sequence ATGTCACAAACTCCACAGAATTTTCATCAGCAAGCCCACGTAGCACTTCAAGATAAACAACTACGTGCCAACTTTCGTGGCGCGATGGATTACCTGCGAGACAAGCGAAAAACGGCCTTTTCGGATTTGGACGAAGAGAAAGCGATTCGTGACCTTTCAGAGGCGATAAGGCAGCGCTGTTTAAGTAAACTACCGACATTGCTTGAACAATTGGAGCGCAATTGCATCAGCAATGGCATACTAGTTCATTGGGCAGAAGACGCAGAGCAAGCCAACGATATTATTGCAGGCATTGCCAATAATGTGCAGGGGAAATTCATCATCAAGGGTAAGTCGATGGTGAGTGAAGAGATAGAACTCAACCATGAAATGGCAAAGCTGGGTATAGAGTGTTTAGAAAGCGATATGGGAGAATATATCGTACAACTTGATGGCGATAAGCCTTCTCATATTATCATGCCAGCGATACATAAAAATAAGCAGGAAGTCAGCGATACCTTCGAACAAAACCTAGATAATTTTACACCTACTGTTGATGTTGACGAGCTGATTCAAACGGGCCGTACTCGATTACGCCGTAAGTTTCATGATGCGGATATTGGACTTTCAGGTGTTAATTTCGCGGTGGCAGAAACGGGAACCTTATGCTTGGTTGAGAATGAAGGTAATGGTCGGATGACGACGACGGTGCCTAATGTCCATATCGCCATAACAGGAATAGAAAAGGTCGTTGAGTTTTTATCTGATGTGCCTCCGCTTTATAGTGCGTTAACTCGCTCGGCTACCGGGCAGGCTATTAGCACCTATTTTAATATGATTACATCCCCGAGAAAGCGGGGTGAAAAAGATGGCCCAGAACAGGTTCATCTTGTGCTGTTAGATAACGGGAGAACTCAGGCTTACCGAGACGAAGAGTTAAGAAAAACGCTTCAATGTATTCGTTGTGGTGCGTGTATGAATCATTGCCCTGTCTACACAAAAATAGGCGGTCACGCTTATGGTACCGTTTATCCGGGGCCGATCGGAAAAATTATTTCGCCACATCTATTAGGTTTAGATAAAACCAAGGACCTTGTGACCGCGTCTAGTCTTTGTGGAGCGTGTGGTGAGGTGTGTCCAGTCCGAATACCTATTCCTGAAATGCTACAGCGCTTAAGGCGAGAAGCGAAGAATTCGGAACAAGAAGGGACGTTTCCACTTAAAGGACAACAATCGGCCAAAAGCAAAACAGAAGCACTGGCCATAAAAAGCTTTGCATATGCGGCAACGCATCCAACCATGTATCATTTTGGCACCCGTTCGGCGACGACATTTCGCTTTCTGATGCCGAAGAAATTGGGACCTTGGACGCAATGTAGAACGGCACCTAAACCGGCTGAAAAAACATTACATCAAAGAATGAAAGAGCATAAAAGGGATAAAAAATGA
- a CDS encoding glucose PTS transporter subunit EIIB, with protein sequence MSTNFSDSEMARALVAAYGGKQNIVKLDACLTRLRITVKAFSAVDQAKLKELGAMGVVTVGRVAQAIFGKNADKYKVDMQTWIDTHPEEGISSELVTAFGGKENITDIDACLTRLRVSVNTLSAVDQKKLKDLGAKGVVVLDKNVQAIFGKASDELRQGMLAWLSK encoded by the coding sequence ATGTCGACTAATTTTTCAGACTCAGAGATGGCAAGGGCCCTTGTTGCCGCCTATGGTGGCAAACAAAACATCGTTAAGTTAGACGCCTGCCTTACGAGGTTACGCATTACCGTTAAAGCGTTCTCTGCAGTCGATCAAGCAAAACTCAAAGAACTCGGAGCAATGGGAGTAGTAACGGTTGGTCGAGTAGCACAAGCTATCTTTGGTAAGAATGCTGACAAGTATAAAGTTGATATGCAAACATGGATTGACACGCATCCAGAAGAAGGTATTTCTAGTGAACTTGTTACGGCATTCGGAGGCAAAGAAAACATAACTGATATCGATGCCTGCTTAACACGCCTAAGAGTTTCAGTGAATACGCTCTCTGCTGTTGATCAGAAAAAACTTAAAGACTTAGGCGCTAAAGGCGTCGTTGTACTGGATAAAAATGTACAGGCTATCTTTGGTAAAGCATCAGACGAACTAAGACAAGGCATGCTAGCCTGGTTAAGTAAATAA
- a CDS encoding LysR family transcriptional regulator, with protein MNADDLLLFAQVVELNSFSKAAEKNNLTNSVVSKRITRLEKELGVALLYRTTRKLTLTEAGSTLLEHAQTVKQAVFDGQDALSGYGEKISGNIKMSVPTISGRLVLADTIAEFCNLYPGINIEMNLNNRFVDLVGEGYDLVIRTGHLEDSSLIARHITDSQWVVCASPEYIQAKGRPFIPNDLVKHNCLKYTYQTSGATEWEFKGKNGDYIVTITGNFSTDDASALRRATLGGRGIAYMPSVLVYDDIVAGNLVDIFPDLVAKKLGIYAVYPYTKQVPKKIQLLIEHIRDKYHSIIHVF; from the coding sequence ATGAATGCAGACGATTTATTACTCTTTGCCCAAGTCGTTGAACTCAACAGTTTTAGCAAAGCCGCAGAGAAAAATAACCTTACAAACTCGGTAGTTAGTAAAAGAATCACCCGATTGGAGAAAGAACTTGGCGTTGCTTTGTTATACCGTACCACTAGGAAACTGACTCTCACTGAAGCGGGATCAACCTTGTTAGAACATGCGCAAACTGTGAAACAAGCGGTGTTCGACGGCCAAGATGCACTTTCAGGTTATGGCGAAAAAATCAGCGGTAATATAAAAATGTCTGTTCCTACTATTTCCGGTCGACTTGTTTTAGCCGACACCATCGCAGAATTTTGTAATCTTTATCCCGGCATTAACATTGAGATGAACCTCAACAACCGGTTTGTTGATCTTGTTGGAGAAGGTTACGATTTGGTCATACGTACTGGCCATTTGGAAGACTCGAGCTTAATAGCACGGCACATTACTGATTCGCAATGGGTTGTTTGTGCTTCTCCTGAATACATTCAAGCTAAAGGCCGTCCTTTTATTCCAAATGATCTTGTTAAGCATAACTGCCTTAAATATACCTATCAAACAAGTGGTGCGACCGAGTGGGAATTCAAAGGCAAAAATGGCGATTATATTGTTACCATTACCGGTAACTTTTCAACCGATGATGCTTCAGCACTCCGCAGGGCTACGCTAGGTGGACGAGGCATTGCTTACATGCCATCGGTCCTAGTCTATGACGACATCGTTGCTGGAAATTTGGTCGATATCTTTCCTGACTTAGTTGCAAAAAAACTAGGCATCTATGCCGTATATCCTTACACCAAACAGGTCCCCAAAAAAATACAATTACTCATCGAGCACATTAGAGATAAATACCACTCAATTATCCATGTGTTTTAG
- a CDS encoding rhodanese-like domain-containing protein, with amino-acid sequence MFKHSLIITSLLLAPMSLMAEEVVGKIQSISTNAKVIQYLNPKTKEVTVIKFTDQTKLVDAESFKELTKNTKFKATLDDNGVATKIKRILVKLPPEQVIDTDTLSELLDEGAPVFIGDARPPNVYNVGHLPTSKSTPSNKLKENLNWLPKNKDALIVFYCGGVTCPLSPAALKIAMENGYTNVKAYVEGFPAWKGEVYPSHVNADWVKKNLDKHHVILDVRSNPASSIKGAVTLPSEELVAMHDKMNKEKVATNKRTIFNLRDKKAPIIIVADTADADEAIEAYEILTFWKFKNVVILKEGMEGWMAANLPQDNVATELVYEKKLAKGAIEETAFVKAAKEGTAMIIDVRDTAEVSHGAVLGSINIPLGELDQNLAKIPKDKLVILHCVGGARASLGYTLLTKKGYTNVKFLNDTFADVAKDNGIELI; translated from the coding sequence TGATTATTACATCCTTGCTGTTAGCGCCAATGTCGCTAATGGCCGAAGAAGTGGTCGGTAAAATTCAGTCCATTTCTACCAATGCGAAAGTTATTCAATACTTAAATCCTAAAACGAAAGAAGTCACGGTCATCAAATTTACCGACCAAACTAAATTAGTAGACGCTGAGTCGTTTAAAGAACTTACTAAAAACACCAAATTTAAAGCGACACTAGACGACAATGGTGTTGCCACCAAGATTAAGAGAATACTGGTTAAGTTACCACCAGAACAGGTAATTGATACCGACACTTTATCTGAATTGCTTGATGAAGGAGCACCGGTATTTATCGGTGATGCTCGCCCACCAAATGTCTATAATGTAGGCCATCTTCCTACGTCTAAATCGACTCCATCTAATAAACTTAAGGAAAACCTTAATTGGCTACCTAAAAATAAGGATGCATTGATTGTATTCTACTGTGGTGGTGTTACTTGTCCGCTAAGCCCTGCGGCTCTTAAGATTGCTATGGAAAATGGTTACACCAACGTAAAAGCCTATGTAGAAGGTTTTCCTGCATGGAAAGGTGAGGTTTATCCTTCTCACGTGAACGCTGACTGGGTTAAAAAGAACCTAGATAAGCACCATGTTATTTTAGACGTGCGTTCTAACCCTGCATCTTCGATTAAAGGGGCTGTTACGCTTCCTTCTGAAGAACTCGTCGCAATGCATGACAAAATGAACAAGGAAAAGGTGGCAACAAACAAGCGTACTATTTTTAATCTTAGGGACAAAAAAGCACCTATCATCATAGTTGCAGATACAGCGGATGCAGATGAAGCCATTGAAGCCTATGAGATATTAACGTTTTGGAAATTTAAAAATGTCGTTATCTTAAAAGAAGGTATGGAAGGGTGGATGGCGGCGAATCTACCACAAGATAATGTCGCGACAGAATTGGTTTATGAGAAAAAACTGGCTAAAGGCGCAATAGAAGAAACGGCGTTTGTGAAGGCAGCCAAAGAAGGTACAGCTATGATTATTGATGTCCGCGATACGGCTGAAGTTAGCCACGGTGCAGTATTAGGTTCCATCAATATTCCATTAGGTGAACTCGACCAAAACTTAGCGAAGATCCCGAAAGACAAACTGGTTATTCTACACTGCGTTGGTGGAGCTCGTGCGTCTCTTGGTTATACACTATTAACGAAGAAAGGTTATACAAACGTCAAGTTCTTGAATGATACCTTTGCCGACGTTGCGAAAGACAATGGCATCGAATTGATATAA
- a CDS encoding (Fe-S)-binding protein: MRIYPMKPNKVYFYATCLVDMFDPDAGLDAIRLMEKEGLEVIFVEKQTCCGQPAYTSGYDDEAKRVALSQIALFPEQYPVVVLSGSCGGMMHHHYSRLFKGDEQEQKVNQFCERVFELTEFLVNVCRTKLIDQGEPSSVVMHTSCAARREMNVHVTSTQLLDQLKNVELKMQDYEEECCGFGGTFSVRHPDISQSMVEDKTKHIEATNADRLVSADWGCLLNINGAYEYQGKAIRGQHIASFLIERIRGAN; the protein is encoded by the coding sequence ATGCGTATCTACCCGATGAAGCCAAATAAAGTCTATTTTTACGCCACTTGTCTAGTGGATATGTTTGACCCAGATGCAGGATTAGATGCGATACGCCTTATGGAAAAAGAGGGGCTAGAGGTTATCTTTGTTGAAAAGCAGACGTGTTGCGGACAGCCAGCTTATACCTCTGGTTATGATGATGAAGCGAAGCGTGTGGCGTTGAGTCAAATCGCATTATTTCCAGAGCAATATCCCGTCGTGGTTTTGTCCGGCTCTTGTGGTGGAATGATGCATCATCACTACAGCCGCCTGTTTAAGGGGGATGAACAAGAACAAAAGGTAAACCAGTTTTGCGAACGAGTATTTGAACTGACAGAGTTCCTCGTCAATGTATGCAGGACAAAGTTAATTGATCAAGGAGAACCAAGCAGCGTCGTGATGCACACCTCTTGCGCGGCAAGACGGGAAATGAACGTGCATGTCACATCGACCCAGCTATTAGATCAGTTAAAGAATGTTGAGCTGAAGATGCAAGATTATGAAGAGGAATGTTGTGGGTTTGGTGGCACCTTTTCAGTTAGGCATCCAGATATAAGTCAATCCATGGTTGAGGACAAAACCAAGCACATAGAAGCGACGAACGCAGATAGATTGGTGAGTGCTGATTGGGGTTGTTTGCTCAATATTAATGGAGCGTATGAATACCAAGGGAAAGCGATTCGTGGACAACACATCGCGAGTTTCTTGATCGAAAGAATAAGGGGAGCGAATTAA